A single genomic interval of Flavihumibacter rivuli harbors:
- a CDS encoding VPS10 domain-containing protein — MRTTLLAGSLLALSAIAVEAQQVKLDQFKNWKPRNIGPAGMSGRITAIDAVVDNPNIIYLGAASGGVWKTENGGTEWKSLFDDQPILNIGSIAIQQSNPNIVWVGTGEGNPRNSINIGEGIYKSLDAGKTWQRMGLEKTRNIHRVIIDPTNPNTVYAGAIGNPYAEHPERGVFKTTDGGQTWNKILYTNDTSGVADMIMDPSNPNKLFAGMWQHRRTPWSFSSGGKGSGLYMTIDGGKNWKKLGKENGLPSGDYGRIGLAISRSNPNVVYALVEATKNGLYKSEDGGYNWKLVNDKPEWVTNRPFYFQEIAVDPQNENRLWLIYQMIAVSEDGGKDFRVVIPYNGIHPDHHAFWIHPKDNKFIIDGNDGGIGITRDMGKNWMFDEKLPVGQFYHINVDNEMPYNVMGGMQDNGSWRGPAYTWISGGIKNYYWESLWGGDGFDAMPDPDDANWVYAESQGGFVGRYNIKTGEQWFIRPAPADLNVQFRFNWNAAMAQDPFDKNTIYYGSQYLHKSTNKGVSWELISGDLTTNDSSKIDQSKNGGLSLDITGAENHCTILTIAPSAKEKGVIWVGTDDGNVQLTRDGGKTWTNFRGKIPGMPIGAWIPQIQASRHNAGEAFVTVNDYRRGDFKPYIFRTTDYGKTWTRMVDEKKVVGYALCMIQDPTQPNLIFVGTEQGLWVSMDNGVSFQQWKNGYPSVSTYDMAIQEREADLAIATFGRAIWILDDIRPLRDLAANKGVAPGKAIKVFESPKAYQASYRNAPGYEWSTWGIWDAENRKPGAPVSFFVDPSKLDSLSKKKADSVGVKIYNDKNELIRNLKWKVDSGYNRNYWGMEEKGVRRPGSPKPKAGAPEPGGEQVLPGNYKVVVTLGNAADSTLLSVNDDPRFGNRNEVRIAQAQLRDRLRKSSDKLTEGMDRLTEAEDITKKLEAQLKDITGKEADTLRTAGKKMQDEIKAIREFINGKTIERQGYGRPQQPPTTMSTLQQANMYIGAKGLKPGPHEEQLVANAETKINEAVVKINQFFDSKWKDYRKLVESTPVKLFKDYTPIQ; from the coding sequence ATGAGAACCACTCTCCTGGCAGGCTCGTTGCTGGCCTTATCGGCTATTGCCGTAGAGGCCCAGCAGGTTAAGCTCGATCAGTTCAAAAACTGGAAGCCCCGTAATATCGGCCCCGCCGGTATGAGCGGCCGCATCACCGCCATCGACGCGGTGGTCGACAATCCCAACATCATCTATTTAGGCGCCGCCTCCGGTGGCGTATGGAAGACCGAAAATGGTGGCACCGAATGGAAATCCCTCTTCGATGACCAGCCCATCCTGAACATCGGTTCCATCGCCATCCAGCAAAGCAACCCCAACATCGTTTGGGTGGGTACCGGTGAGGGCAACCCCCGCAACTCCATCAATATCGGCGAGGGTATCTACAAAAGCCTGGATGCCGGCAAGACCTGGCAACGCATGGGACTCGAAAAGACCCGCAATATCCATCGCGTGATCATCGACCCCACTAACCCCAATACGGTATATGCCGGGGCCATCGGTAACCCTTACGCCGAACATCCCGAACGCGGTGTGTTCAAAACAACAGACGGCGGCCAGACCTGGAACAAGATCCTCTACACCAACGACACTTCCGGTGTGGCGGACATGATCATGGACCCCTCCAACCCCAATAAGCTCTTCGCCGGCATGTGGCAGCACCGCCGTACCCCCTGGAGTTTCAGCTCCGGAGGTAAGGGCAGCGGCCTGTACATGACCATCGACGGTGGTAAGAACTGGAAGAAACTGGGCAAGGAGAACGGTCTGCCTTCTGGCGACTACGGCCGTATCGGCCTGGCCATTTCCCGCAGCAACCCCAATGTGGTATACGCACTGGTGGAAGCCACCAAGAACGGCCTCTACAAGAGCGAAGACGGCGGTTACAACTGGAAACTCGTGAACGATAAGCCGGAATGGGTGACCAACCGCCCCTTCTACTTCCAGGAGATCGCAGTGGACCCGCAGAACGAAAACAGGCTATGGCTGATCTACCAGATGATCGCCGTGAGCGAGGATGGTGGCAAGGATTTCAGGGTAGTGATCCCCTATAATGGTATCCACCCCGACCACCACGCCTTCTGGATCCATCCAAAGGATAACAAGTTCATCATCGACGGTAATGATGGCGGTATCGGTATCACCCGCGATATGGGCAAGAACTGGATGTTCGATGAGAAGCTGCCGGTGGGCCAGTTCTACCATATCAATGTAGATAATGAAATGCCTTACAACGTAATGGGAGGCATGCAGGATAATGGTAGCTGGCGCGGACCCGCTTATACCTGGATCAGCGGCGGCATCAAGAACTATTACTGGGAGAGCCTCTGGGGTGGTGATGGCTTCGATGCCATGCCCGATCCCGATGACGCCAACTGGGTATATGCCGAAAGCCAGGGTGGCTTCGTAGGCCGCTACAATATCAAGACCGGCGAGCAGTGGTTCATCCGTCCTGCACCCGCCGACCTGAATGTTCAGTTCCGTTTCAACTGGAACGCAGCCATGGCCCAGGATCCTTTTGACAAGAACACCATTTACTACGGCAGCCAGTACCTGCACAAGAGCACCAATAAAGGGGTGAGCTGGGAACTGATCTCCGGCGACCTCACCACCAACGATTCTTCCAAGATCGACCAGAGCAAGAATGGTGGCCTTAGCCTCGATATCACCGGTGCCGAGAACCATTGTACCATCCTTACCATCGCGCCTTCTGCCAAAGAGAAAGGGGTGATCTGGGTTGGTACCGATGATGGCAATGTACAGCTGACCCGCGACGGCGGAAAGACCTGGACCAATTTCCGTGGCAAGATCCCCGGTATGCCAATTGGCGCCTGGATACCGCAGATCCAGGCATCCCGCCATAATGCCGGCGAAGCCTTCGTTACCGTGAACGATTACCGCAGGGGTGATTTCAAGCCTTATATCTTCCGCACTACTGATTATGGCAAGACCTGGACCAGGATGGTGGATGAGAAGAAGGTGGTGGGTTATGCGCTCTGCATGATCCAGGACCCCACACAGCCCAACCTGATCTTTGTAGGTACCGAACAAGGACTTTGGGTAAGCATGGACAATGGCGTTAGCTTCCAGCAGTGGAAGAACGGCTATCCATCCGTTTCTACTTACGATATGGCCATCCAGGAGCGCGAAGCCGACCTGGCGATCGCCACTTTTGGCCGCGCCATCTGGATCCTGGATGATATCCGCCCCTTGCGCGATCTGGCCGCCAACAAAGGCGTGGCACCCGGCAAGGCGATTAAGGTCTTCGAATCGCCCAAAGCCTACCAGGCTTCTTACCGCAACGCCCCCGGCTATGAATGGAGCACCTGGGGGATCTGGGATGCAGAGAACCGCAAACCCGGCGCACCTGTTTCCTTCTTTGTTGATCCTTCAAAGTTGGACAGCCTTTCTAAAAAGAAGGCCGATAGCGTAGGCGTGAAGATCTATAATGACAAGAACGAACTGATCCGCAACCTGAAATGGAAAGTGGACAGTGGCTATAACCGCAATTACTGGGGCATGGAAGAGAAGGGTGTTCGCAGGCCCGGTTCACCCAAACCCAAGGCAGGGGCACCCGAGCCTGGTGGTGAACAAGTGCTGCCCGGCAACTACAAAGTGGTAGTTACCCTGGGCAATGCTGCAGATAGCACCCTGCTCAGCGTGAATGATGATCCCCGTTTCGGTAACCGCAACGAGGTTCGCATTGCCCAGGCTCAATTGCGTGATCGCCTGCGCAAGAGCAGCGATAAGCTGACCGAAGGCATGGACCGCCTGACCGAAGCAGAAGATATCACCAAAAAACTGGAAGCCCAGTTGAAGGATATCACCGGTAAGGAAGCAGATACCCTTCGTACTGCAGGAAAGAAAATGCAGGATGAGATCAAGGCCATCCGCGAATTCATCAATGGCAAGACCATCGAACGCCAGGGTTATGGTCGCCCGCAGCAACCACCCACAACCATGAGCACCCTGCAGCAGGCCAATATGTATATTGGCGCAAAGGGATTGAAGCCTGGTCCCCATGAGGAGCAGCTGGTGGCCAATGCCGAGACCAAAATCAACGAGGCGGTGGTGAAGATCAACCAGTTCTTCGACAGCAAGTGGAAGGACTACCGCAAGCTGGTAGAAAGCACCCCGGTCAAGCTGTTCAAGGACTACACACCAATACAGTAA
- a CDS encoding FAD-dependent oxidoreductase, with translation MIFRKPQRILILFLLIDATFIQAQIVKRAEVLVIGGGTGGTAAGIQAARLKVKTLVVEPLPWLGGMLTAAGVSATDGNHRLPSGLWQEFRQKLYAHYGSPKALETGWVSNTQFEPYVGDSIWKVMVAAEKEYLNVLQGWRFEKVIPGSGGLLKGAQFVNDKGKRLQVEATIIIDATELGDVLANAGMDYDLGMEAGSFTGEKVGVTQSNSIVQDLTYVAILKDYGPAADCTIVKPAGYDPAEFDGACTDYYLNKSLPKPSADAAKLLDYGKLPNGKYMLNWPNRGNDTYLNIVEMEPAQRERELEKAKATTLRFVYFIQTQLGYKNLGLAHDEFPSPDRLALMPYHREGRRVKGKIRLTINHIADPYDNGTALYRTGISVGDYPIDHHHKKNLDAPQHLEFYPIPSYSVPLGAMLPRQGGNLIVAEKGISVSNVVNGTTRLQPVVLLTGQAAGVLAALAIRSHKLPEGISVRAVQEQLLNAGAFLLPFIDVTPAHPHFAAIQRIGVTGILQGKGVPYKWANQTWFYPDSTIAANQFYKDLEAFDPAVKGKSGAGELTIDAAMETVYEMRNRLSSWAKPGDLHLKSLNSFKASVGKAWSEWKLTNFSPTRAITRAELAVLLDRVVNPFAAKQVDHEGNFVTSQ, from the coding sequence GCGTGCTGAAGTTTTGGTGATCGGTGGCGGAACCGGTGGTACTGCTGCAGGCATCCAGGCTGCCCGCCTGAAAGTAAAGACCCTAGTGGTGGAGCCCCTTCCCTGGCTTGGTGGGATGTTGACGGCTGCCGGGGTATCGGCAACCGATGGTAACCACCGCCTGCCTTCCGGATTGTGGCAGGAGTTTCGCCAAAAACTATACGCCCATTATGGGAGCCCAAAGGCACTGGAAACCGGCTGGGTCAGCAATACCCAGTTTGAACCATATGTAGGCGACAGCATTTGGAAAGTAATGGTGGCTGCAGAGAAGGAGTACCTCAATGTTTTGCAGGGCTGGCGATTTGAAAAGGTGATCCCCGGATCGGGTGGTTTGCTGAAAGGGGCCCAGTTTGTAAACGACAAGGGCAAGCGACTCCAGGTGGAGGCTACCATTATAATTGATGCAACCGAGTTGGGTGATGTGCTGGCGAATGCCGGTATGGACTATGACCTGGGCATGGAAGCCGGATCCTTTACCGGCGAGAAGGTAGGGGTAACCCAATCCAATTCCATCGTTCAGGACCTTACCTATGTGGCTATCCTGAAGGACTACGGACCTGCTGCCGACTGCACCATCGTAAAGCCTGCAGGCTATGACCCGGCTGAATTCGATGGGGCCTGCACTGACTATTACCTCAACAAATCCCTCCCCAAACCATCCGCAGATGCGGCAAAGCTGCTGGATTATGGTAAGCTCCCCAATGGAAAATACATGCTGAACTGGCCCAACAGGGGCAATGATACTTATCTCAATATTGTGGAGATGGAACCTGCCCAAAGGGAAAGGGAACTGGAGAAGGCCAAGGCTACCACCCTAAGGTTTGTGTATTTCATCCAGACACAGTTAGGTTATAAGAACCTTGGACTGGCCCATGATGAGTTTCCAAGTCCTGATCGACTGGCCCTGATGCCTTACCACCGGGAAGGAAGAAGGGTGAAGGGGAAGATCAGGCTGACCATCAACCATATTGCCGATCCCTACGACAATGGAACAGCGCTTTACCGGACAGGTATCTCGGTGGGTGATTACCCGATCGACCATCACCATAAGAAAAACCTTGATGCTCCCCAGCACCTTGAGTTCTATCCCATTCCATCCTATAGTGTACCCTTAGGGGCCATGCTGCCAAGGCAGGGGGGCAACCTGATCGTTGCGGAAAAAGGGATCAGTGTCAGTAATGTCGTAAATGGGACTACCCGCTTACAGCCGGTTGTACTCCTTACCGGGCAGGCCGCGGGGGTGCTGGCCGCACTGGCCATCCGGTCCCATAAACTTCCTGAGGGGATCAGCGTTCGCGCAGTGCAGGAACAACTGCTGAATGCCGGTGCTTTCCTGCTGCCCTTCATTGATGTGACTCCGGCTCATCCGCATTTTGCAGCCATCCAGCGCATAGGTGTTACCGGTATATTGCAAGGGAAGGGGGTGCCCTATAAATGGGCCAACCAGACCTGGTTCTATCCCGATTCCACCATTGCGGCCAACCAGTTCTACAAAGACCTGGAGGCATTTGATCCAGCGGTAAAAGGGAAATCCGGGGCTGGCGAACTGACCATCGATGCGGCCATGGAAACCGTTTATGAGATGAGGAATCGTTTGTCTAGTTGGGCTAAACCCGGGGACCTGCACCTGAAAAGCCTGAATTCTTTCAAGGCCTCGGTGGGTAAAGCCTGGTCCGAATGGAAGTTGACCAACTTCTCCCCAACTCGTGCCATTACGAGGGCCGAGCTGGCAGTACTGCTGGATCGCGTGGTCAACCCCTTTGCCGCCAAACAAGTGGATCATGAAGGGAACTTTGTGACCAGCCAATGA
- a CDS encoding GH92 family glycosyl hydrolase, producing MKKIILAIAHIFLVAGADAQKLVSFVDPFLGTGGHGHVFPGATVPFGMVQLSPDNGDQGWDWCSGYHYSSHTIAGFSHTHLSGTGIGDWCDISVLPLTDTASIHSKKILVPFSHANEKASPGYYEVKLDNGVKASLTATDRIGYHRYQFPGQEGWLRFDMGFAINWDSATMGGLQLLDDCTLIGYRYSTGWAKNQKVYFAARFSRSISSHRILMASGQEGKFSTGNQVKSLLQFNTQGQPLECRVALSSVGTEAALAELQAVTAGFEETVKAAEGRWEKELEKIRINTDNKDFATRFYTALYRTCMAPNLYSDRDGRYHNSNGLIKKQPKGDKYTVFSLWDTFRALNPLFTITQTERLPDLVNSMLSFYQDNGLLPVWDLSSWETNTMTGYHALPVLADAILKGIGGFDVNLAYEAMYKSAHQQQRGTPAYIRYGYLPQDKHGWSVTITLEYAFDDWCIAQVAKKIGKQADYEYFMKRAGSYKNLFDPASGFMRGKDSLGKFIEPFDPLLSEHGFEGQYIEGTAWQHSFFVPHDVEGLAVLYGGKEKLVKKLDELFSSSSELHGENVSADVSGLIGQYAHGNEPSHHIIYLYTKLGHPEKAAEKIRIVVDSMYKSGPDGLSGNDDCGQMSAWLVWTSLGMYPLNPASGEYVFGYPLVNSADIFLPNGKTLTIRVKKAKDRRKTGIQSVRFNGRELPSLSIRHADIMQGGNLEFLISTN from the coding sequence ATGAAAAAGATCATCCTGGCAATAGCCCATATTTTCCTTGTAGCGGGTGCCGATGCCCAAAAACTGGTATCCTTTGTAGATCCCTTCCTGGGCACGGGAGGCCATGGCCATGTTTTCCCCGGGGCAACTGTTCCATTTGGCATGGTACAATTGAGCCCTGATAATGGGGACCAGGGCTGGGATTGGTGCTCCGGCTACCATTATAGTTCCCACACCATTGCCGGCTTCAGCCATACCCACCTGAGCGGCACAGGCATCGGCGATTGGTGTGACATATCGGTACTTCCGCTCACTGATACGGCATCCATCCATTCCAAAAAGATCCTGGTTCCTTTTAGCCATGCCAATGAAAAAGCCTCACCCGGCTATTATGAAGTGAAGCTCGACAATGGCGTGAAGGCTTCCCTGACCGCTACAGACAGGATCGGCTATCACCGCTACCAGTTCCCCGGTCAGGAAGGATGGTTGCGCTTCGATATGGGTTTTGCCATCAACTGGGACAGCGCCACCATGGGCGGGTTGCAACTGCTTGATGACTGTACGCTTATAGGTTACCGTTATTCCACCGGTTGGGCCAAAAACCAGAAGGTCTATTTTGCTGCGCGGTTCTCCCGTTCTATCAGTTCCCATCGTATCCTGATGGCCAGTGGGCAGGAAGGGAAATTCTCCACCGGCAACCAGGTGAAATCCTTGTTACAATTCAATACCCAGGGCCAGCCATTGGAATGCAGGGTAGCACTTAGCAGTGTAGGCACCGAAGCGGCATTGGCGGAATTGCAGGCCGTTACAGCAGGATTTGAAGAGACCGTTAAGGCGGCTGAGGGAAGGTGGGAAAAGGAACTGGAAAAGATCAGGATCAATACCGATAATAAGGACTTCGCCACCAGGTTCTATACAGCCTTGTACCGCACTTGCATGGCTCCGAATCTTTATTCGGATAGGGATGGCCGTTACCATAACAGTAATGGCCTCATTAAAAAACAACCAAAAGGGGATAAGTATACGGTATTTTCCCTCTGGGATACTTTCCGGGCATTGAATCCCCTGTTCACCATCACCCAAACAGAAAGGCTGCCCGACCTGGTCAACAGCATGCTTTCCTTTTACCAGGACAATGGGCTGTTGCCCGTTTGGGACTTGAGCAGTTGGGAAACCAATACCATGACCGGCTACCACGCCTTACCGGTACTGGCGGATGCCATCCTGAAAGGCATCGGGGGCTTTGATGTGAACCTTGCTTATGAGGCGATGTACAAGAGTGCCCACCAGCAGCAGCGGGGGACACCAGCATACATCAGGTATGGCTACTTGCCGCAGGACAAACATGGATGGAGTGTGACCATAACCCTGGAATACGCATTCGACGACTGGTGCATTGCCCAGGTTGCGAAGAAAATCGGGAAGCAGGCCGATTACGAATACTTCATGAAGAGGGCGGGAAGCTACAAGAACCTGTTCGACCCTGCAAGCGGTTTCATGCGCGGAAAGGACAGCCTGGGTAAATTCATCGAACCTTTCGATCCGCTGCTTTCAGAACACGGATTTGAAGGCCAGTATATAGAAGGAACGGCCTGGCAACATAGCTTCTTTGTTCCCCATGATGTGGAAGGCCTTGCCGTATTGTATGGTGGCAAGGAAAAACTTGTTAAGAAACTGGATGAGCTGTTCAGCAGCAGCTCTGAATTACATGGGGAGAATGTGTCCGCAGATGTAAGCGGACTGATCGGCCAATATGCGCATGGCAATGAACCCAGCCACCATATCATTTACCTGTATACGAAACTTGGTCATCCCGAAAAGGCCGCGGAGAAGATCAGGATAGTAGTGGATAGTATGTACAAGAGCGGACCTGACGGCTTAAGCGGTAATGATGACTGCGGCCAGATGAGTGCCTGGCTGGTTTGGACCAGCCTGGGTATGTATCCACTGAACCCGGCCTCAGGGGAATATGTATTTGGCTATCCCCTGGTGAACTCGGCTGATATATTTCTGCCCAATGGAAAAACATTAACTATCCGGGTAAAGAAGGCCAAGGACCGTAGGAAGACAGGCATCCAATCAGTACGCTTTAATGGCAGGGAACTCCCTTCGCTTTCCATCCGTCATGCTGATATTATGCAAGGTGGAAATCTTGAATTCCTTATCTCCACCAATTAA
- a CDS encoding YceI family protein: MRKLNTILAAAGLFLATAASAQTKWKLDKAHSNVRFSVTHMVVSETEGTFKIWDGTVEHTKPDFSDAKVVFSVDVNSINTENENRDKHLKSDDFFNAEKFPTIKFESTSMQPLGNNKYKLNGNLTIRDVTKPVSFDVTYGGTINGQRGKKAGFKATTTINRFDYNLKWDRATETGSLVVSKEVEVTIKVELDEVK; the protein is encoded by the coding sequence ATGAGAAAACTGAACACCATCCTGGCTGCTGCGGGATTATTCCTGGCCACGGCTGCATCTGCCCAAACCAAATGGAAGCTGGACAAGGCCCACTCCAATGTACGTTTTTCCGTTACACACATGGTAGTTTCCGAGACCGAGGGAACCTTCAAGATCTGGGACGGAACGGTAGAGCATACCAAGCCCGACTTCTCCGATGCCAAGGTTGTGTTCTCCGTTGACGTGAACTCCATTAACACAGAAAACGAAAACCGTGACAAGCACCTGAAGAGCGATGATTTCTTCAATGCCGAGAAATTCCCTACCATTAAGTTTGAAAGCACTTCCATGCAGCCCCTCGGCAATAACAAATACAAACTGAACGGTAACCTCACCATCCGCGACGTTACCAAGCCTGTTTCCTTTGATGTTACCTATGGCGGTACCATCAATGGCCAACGCGGTAAGAAAGCCGGCTTCAAGGCCACCACTACCATCAACCGCTTTGACTACAACCTGAAGTGGGATCGCGCCACCGAGACCGGTAGCCTGGTAGTAAGCAAAGAAGTGGAAGTGACCATCAAGGTGGAACTGGACGAAGTGAAATAA
- a CDS encoding aminotransferase class I/II-fold pyridoxal phosphate-dependent enzyme → MFQVNALPGRTLLSGGKEWLYFGGTAYLGLPGLPEFQELVINNIRKWGTAYGSSRNANIRLSAYAEGEAFLAKLTGTEMALTVSSGMLAGKLAIEALTVESNRFFYLPGHHPAIWAANSEPFYTDGQINPSLLNEQKEKIVILTDAVPSFSVKAVELNDLEKISPAKQVTLVVDESHTLGILGKNGGGILSGISYPNISRKIMVSSLGKAMGLTGGVIAADGDFITSMRKLDGFVSGAGMQPAFVQTIAEAGAIYQQQHERLQSNTRYLYELLKGYNNLTAASDYPAFYPHDADSYQKLLQHHIIITHFTYPTSPLPLNRIVVSAHHTLDDLNQLAKAFG, encoded by the coding sequence ATGTTTCAGGTTAATGCGTTACCAGGCCGCACACTCCTTTCAGGTGGCAAGGAATGGCTCTATTTTGGGGGCACAGCCTATTTGGGATTACCAGGACTTCCCGAATTCCAGGAACTGGTGATCAACAATATCCGCAAATGGGGTACTGCTTATGGAAGTTCCCGGAATGCCAATATCCGGTTAAGTGCATATGCGGAAGGGGAAGCCTTTCTGGCCAAATTAACCGGAACGGAAATGGCGCTAACCGTATCCTCCGGCATGCTGGCAGGAAAACTGGCCATAGAAGCACTAACGGTTGAGAGTAACCGATTTTTTTACCTGCCGGGTCACCACCCTGCCATCTGGGCCGCCAACAGTGAGCCATTCTATACTGATGGTCAGATCAATCCTTCCTTATTGAATGAACAGAAGGAGAAGATCGTTATCCTCACCGATGCCGTTCCCTCTTTTAGTGTGAAAGCCGTTGAACTCAATGACCTTGAAAAGATCTCACCAGCCAAGCAGGTTACATTGGTGGTAGATGAATCGCATACACTTGGCATCCTGGGAAAGAATGGAGGGGGCATACTTTCAGGTATTAGTTATCCCAATATCTCCCGAAAGATCATGGTCAGCTCATTGGGCAAGGCCATGGGACTGACCGGCGGGGTCATCGCAGCAGACGGGGATTTTATCACTTCAATGAGGAAGCTCGATGGCTTCGTGTCCGGTGCAGGTATGCAACCGGCATTCGTGCAGACCATTGCAGAGGCAGGCGCTATTTACCAACAACAACATGAAAGGCTTCAATCAAACACCCGATATCTCTACGAATTACTAAAAGGATACAACAACCTCACAGCAGCTAGTGATTACCCGGCATTCTACCCGCATGATGCGGATAGTTACCAAAAGTTATTGCAACACCATATAATCATCACCCATTTTACCTATCCCACATCGCCCTTGCCGCTGAACAGGATAGTGGTATCGGCCCATCACACCCTTGATGACCTCAACCAATTGGCTAAGGCCTTTGGGTAA
- a CDS encoding thermonuclease family protein has product MKFFFLLALSILAIAGACTERPSSGTLSGRMVKVADGDTFTLLTESKDQFRIRLNGIDAPEKGQDFYRVAKDRLSRLLAGRTVRIKSNGKDKYGRIIADVYLEDNRWVNLDLVNNGLAWHFKKYSANSQLHAAEQAARSARIGIWSQPNPIAPWEFRSRKKLNQ; this is encoded by the coding sequence ATGAAATTTTTCTTCCTGCTGGCCTTATCCATTCTTGCGATCGCAGGTGCCTGTACCGAAAGACCCTCTTCCGGAACCTTGTCAGGTCGGATGGTGAAGGTGGCCGACGGGGACACTTTTACCCTGCTCACCGAAAGCAAGGACCAATTCAGGATAAGGTTGAATGGCATTGATGCGCCCGAAAAAGGACAGGACTTCTACAGGGTAGCCAAAGACAGGCTTTCCCGGTTGTTAGCCGGAAGAACAGTAAGGATCAAATCAAATGGCAAGGATAAGTATGGCCGCATCATCGCTGATGTGTACCTGGAAGATAACAGGTGGGTGAATCTTGATTTGGTGAATAATGGCCTGGCCTGGCATTTTAAGAAGTACTCCGCCAATAGCCAGCTTCACGCTGCTGAACAGGCGGCAAGATCAGCGAGGATCGGCATTTGGAGCCAGCCCAATCCTATTGCACCATGGGAATTCAGGTCCAGGAAAAAGCTAAACCAATAG